From Seriola aureovittata isolate HTS-2021-v1 ecotype China chromosome 16, ASM2101889v1, whole genome shotgun sequence, one genomic window encodes:
- the sox4a gene encoding transcription factor SOX-4a: MVQHMSQTESAHAHSPGGDSTDTGEMDLEMDASPTPESPSSGVRSDLAWCKTPTGHIKRPMNAFMVWSQIERRKIMEQSPDMHNAEISKRLGKRWKLLKDTDKIPFIREAERLRLKHMADYPDYKYRPRKKVKSGSGASKQADRGEKSGERSAKAGVKRSPASKGVSRTHKQGSTKSAAGQDYASPGDHQALFKSRSVSGARQIPEKRTGEARRGHMFGGAGSLESGPPSVGVPASPTLSSSAESSDPLSLYEEQSPAASESSHTARLRYARASSPTPSASHSSSSVSSSSSDEEFEDERLDLNSSPGFESMSLGGMGFSDAELDRDLDWSFGECGAGSHFDFPDYCTPEVSEMISGDWLESTISNLVFTY; the protein is encoded by the coding sequence ATGGTGCAGCACATGAGCCAGACAGAGAGCGCCCACGCTCACTCCCCCGGCGGGGACTCCACGGACACAGGAGAAATGGACTTGGAGATGGATGCGTCTCCGACCCCCGAGTCTCCCTCCTCCGGGGTGCGGAGCGACCTGGCGTGGTGCAAAACTCCGACGGGGCACATCAAGAGACCCATGAACGCGTTCATGGTCTGGTCACAGATCGAGAGGAGGAAGATCATGGAGCAGTCGCCGGACATGCACAACGCGGAGATCTCCAAGAGGCTGGGGAAGCGCTGGAAGCTgctgaaagacacagacaagATCCCGTTCATCCGCGAGGCGGAGCGCCTCAGACTCAAACACATGGCCGACTACCCAGACTACAAGTACCGGCCCAGAAAGAAGGTCAAGTCGGGAAGCGGAGCGAGTAAGCAGGCGGACCGCGGGGAGAAGAGCGGGGAGCGCAGCGCCAAAGCCGGTGTGAAAAGAAGCCCCGCGTCCAAAGGAGTGAGCAGGACGCACAAACAGGGCAGCACGAAGAGCGCTGCGGGGCAGGACTATGCGTCTCCCGGTGACCACCAGGCGCTCTTCAAATCCAGGTCAGTGTCTGGGGCTCGGCAGATCCCGGAGAAGCGCACCGGAGAGGCGAGGCGCGGCCACATGTTCGGCGGGGCAGGCAGCCTGGAGAGCGGGCCTCCCTCCGTGGGAGTCCCGGCCAGTCCCACCCTGAGCAGCTCGGCGGAGTCCAGCGACCCGCTCAGCCTGTACGAGGAGCAGAGCCCTGCGGCCAGCGAGTCATCACACACCGCGCGCCTCAGGTACGCTCGCGCCTCCTCCCCAACACCGTCAGCCTCTCACTCTTCCTCATCAGTGTCATCCTCATCATCGGACGAAGAGTTTGAAGACGAGCGGCTCGACCTGAACTCGAGCCCCGGGTTTGAGAGCATGTCTCTGGGCGGCATGGGCTTCTCCGACGCGGAGCTGGACCGGGACTTGGACTGGAGCTTCGGGGAGTGCGGGGCGGGATCTCACTTCGACTTCCCCGACTACTGCACCCCGGAGGTCAGCGAAATGATCTCAGGAGACTGGCTGGAGTCCACCATCTCCAACCTGGTGTTCACCTACTGA